The Methanoculleus marisnigri JR1 genome window below encodes:
- a CDS encoding C-GCAxxG-C-C family protein, whose amino-acid sequence MGNRAKEAVSRFMQGYNCAQAVSSVFAGDAGVPEEVVLCAVTGFGGGMGHAGGTCGAVSGGVLAIGLLFGSTGVDEKEAKDLTYALTREFIMRFVRKNGTVSCTELLGCDISTDEGLARSREQNLTRTLCPRYVRDAVEILEEVLASVTSGQSTMR is encoded by the coding sequence ATGGGTAACAGGGCAAAAGAGGCGGTCTCCCGCTTCATGCAGGGTTATAACTGTGCGCAGGCGGTCAGTTCGGTCTTTGCGGGCGACGCCGGGGTGCCCGAAGAGGTCGTCCTCTGTGCGGTCACCGGGTTCGGCGGCGGGATGGGGCATGCCGGGGGCACGTGCGGAGCAGTTTCGGGCGGGGTTCTCGCCATAGGGCTCTTATTCGGGAGCACCGGTGTCGACGAGAAAGAGGCGAAGGATCTGACCTACGCCCTCACGCGAGAGTTCATCATGCGGTTTGTCCGGAAGAACGGCACCGTCTCCTGCACCGAACTCCTTGGGTGCGACATATCGACCGACGAAGGGCTTGCCCGGTCGCGCGAGCAGAACCTCACCCGGACGCTCTGCCCCCGCTACGTCCGGGACGCGGTCGAGATCCTCGAAGAGGTTCTTGCATCCGTCACTTCCGGGCAATCCACCATGCGGTGA
- a CDS encoding acyltransferase family protein: protein MKTEHPGAVTEAGSIPGGRFSNNFDFLRFAAAAMIVVAHAYALRLGYVGIGLYDPVMLMAQAGLAALLVTSGYLITASWESTASPLRFAWKRSLRVIPALVLVILVTLFVIGPLMTSLSPGEYFAALFSPAGLATAPFFEDGSAIGLFQGNPWTYVNGSLWTIPVEVMMYGVVAALGIAGLLHRWGAIPALAAVNILVWIYWFDDPRMAKVRFTLYFLAGAYLYLHRERIAYRPVVAGVLLLLLGLSAMTPYLTVAAVIAIPYLTIYAAHIPVPSLSTFGRPGDFSYGIYIYHYPIQQVLIQTTANTLHLAVLCGVSFLATFVLAFFSWHAVEKRALAAKSLGTDDLRRKLRLPSLPESLTAWWIARK from the coding sequence ATGAAAACAGAGCACCCGGGAGCGGTCACTGAAGCCGGGAGCATTCCGGGAGGCCGGTTCTCCAACAACTTCGACTTCCTGCGGTTCGCGGCGGCGGCGATGATCGTCGTCGCGCACGCCTACGCCCTCAGGCTCGGCTACGTCGGGATAGGGCTGTACGACCCGGTCATGCTCATGGCACAGGCAGGGCTTGCCGCCCTCCTCGTCACCAGCGGATACCTGATAACGGCGAGCTGGGAATCGACCGCGTCGCCGCTCCGGTTCGCCTGGAAACGGTCCCTGCGGGTCATTCCGGCTCTTGTCCTCGTGATCCTCGTCACGCTCTTCGTCATCGGCCCGCTGATGACGTCCCTTTCCCCGGGCGAGTACTTCGCCGCCCTCTTCTCCCCGGCAGGTCTCGCCACCGCCCCGTTTTTCGAAGACGGATCGGCGATAGGCCTCTTCCAGGGCAACCCGTGGACCTACGTCAACGGCTCGCTCTGGACGATACCCGTCGAGGTCATGATGTACGGGGTCGTCGCGGCCCTCGGGATAGCCGGGCTCCTGCACCGGTGGGGCGCCATCCCCGCCCTCGCCGCAGTAAACATCCTGGTCTGGATATACTGGTTCGACGACCCCCGGATGGCGAAGGTCAGGTTCACCCTCTACTTCCTCGCCGGGGCCTACCTCTATCTTCACCGGGAGCGGATCGCCTACCGGCCGGTCGTCGCCGGGGTGCTGCTCCTGCTCCTCGGGCTCTCGGCCATGACCCCCTACCTGACCGTCGCCGCGGTTATCGCCATCCCCTACCTCACCATCTACGCCGCGCACATCCCGGTTCCATCTTTGAGCACCTTCGGGAGACCGGGGGACTTCTCCTACGGCATCTACATCTACCACTACCCGATCCAGCAGGTGCTGATCCAGACCACGGCAAACACGCTCCACCTCGCGGTGCTCTGCGGGGTCTCGTTCCTGGCGACGTTTGTTCTCGCGTTCTTCTCCTGGCACGCCGTCGAGAAGCGCGCGCTCGCGGCAAAGAGCCTCGGCACCGACGATCTGCGGCGGAAACTCAGGCTGCCGTCCCTGCCGGAGTCCCTCACCGCATGGTGGATTGCCCGGAAGTGA
- a CDS encoding YhfC family intramembrane metalloprotease, with the protein MDPLVVATFAAVALLEIAVPLVLGYWFVKKFGLSWRVFGLGALFFIIVQIVHAPLVIVTQTPLYLAVLPFGTTTALAALAVYLGLMAGLFEEIGRYLVYRYLFGRQKIPLTRENGLLFGTGWGGIESIFVALLVLTSMVSYILLTGDGGAIPLPDDPAIQAEIEAVQALTPLDILPGLAERMMTITLHIAWSLMVLAAVVYGRKALLALAVLWHAAVDAAAVYLAQTQGILVTEAVIFVFAVLALAYILWEWRRMGVRAAT; encoded by the coding sequence ATGGATCCGCTCGTCGTCGCCACGTTCGCCGCCGTCGCCCTGCTCGAGATCGCCGTTCCGCTCGTGCTCGGTTACTGGTTCGTCAAAAAGTTCGGCCTCTCATGGCGTGTCTTCGGGCTCGGTGCCCTCTTCTTCATCATCGTGCAGATCGTCCACGCGCCGCTCGTCATCGTGACGCAGACCCCGCTCTACCTCGCCGTCCTCCCGTTCGGCACGACAACGGCCCTCGCGGCCCTCGCCGTCTACCTCGGCCTCATGGCCGGGCTCTTCGAGGAGATCGGCCGCTACCTCGTCTACCGCTACCTTTTCGGGCGGCAGAAGATCCCCCTCACCCGCGAGAACGGCCTCCTCTTCGGGACCGGGTGGGGCGGCATCGAGAGCATCTTCGTCGCGCTCCTGGTGCTCACGAGCATGGTCTCCTACATCCTTCTCACAGGCGACGGGGGAGCGATCCCCCTGCCCGACGATCCTGCCATCCAGGCAGAGATCGAGGCCGTCCAGGCCCTCACGCCGCTCGACATCCTGCCCGGTCTCGCCGAGCGGATGATGACGATCACCCTGCACATCGCCTGGTCGCTGATGGTGCTTGCCGCCGTTGTCTACGGCAGAAAGGCCCTCCTCGCGCTTGCCGTCCTCTGGCACGCCGCCGTGGACGCCGCCGCCGTTTATCTCGCGCAGACGCAGGGGATCCTGGTGACCGAGGCGGTGATCTTCGTCTTTGCGGTGCTCGCCCTCGCGTATATCCTCTGGGAGTGGCGGAGGATGGGGGTAAGGGCGGCGACCTAG
- the thiL gene encoding thiamine-phosphate kinase: MDERGLHRLIGTIIDPERLDDDCAVIPCGDRLMVASTDMLHETTDFPAGMTDWQIGWMATAVTLSDVASMGAAPGEVLLAVGLDRPERLSGIMEGARDCCTRFGAELVGGDLDAHRELTIVSTGLGLVAPEHLVRRRGARPGDVIAVTGPLGEAEAALAGYDRHRRELLEPQPRVREGQALGRAGVSAMMDISDGLVLSLHDLLAVNDCGFSVDTARLPLPAGVPEDEGRELALYGGGDFELLFTAPPDILPVPGVEARVIGEVIPERTVLADGEPLERRGYLHEWKG, encoded by the coding sequence GTGGATGAACGGGGTCTGCACCGGCTGATCGGGACGATCATCGACCCGGAGCGGCTCGATGACGACTGCGCCGTCATCCCCTGCGGCGACCGTCTCATGGTCGCGAGCACCGATATGCTCCACGAGACGACCGATTTCCCTGCCGGGATGACCGACTGGCAGATCGGCTGGATGGCAACGGCGGTCACGCTCTCCGACGTCGCGAGCATGGGCGCGGCGCCGGGCGAGGTGCTCCTCGCGGTCGGCCTTGATAGGCCGGAACGGCTCTCCGGGATCATGGAGGGCGCACGGGACTGCTGCACGAGGTTCGGCGCCGAACTCGTGGGCGGCGACCTCGACGCCCACCGGGAACTGACGATCGTGAGCACGGGGCTCGGGCTCGTCGCCCCGGAACACCTCGTCCGGAGACGGGGAGCGCGGCCGGGCGACGTCATCGCGGTCACCGGCCCGCTCGGGGAGGCCGAGGCCGCTCTCGCCGGCTACGACCGGCACAGGAGGGAACTCCTCGAACCACAGCCCCGGGTCCGGGAGGGACAGGCGCTCGGCCGTGCCGGGGTCTCGGCGATGATGGACATATCCGACGGCCTCGTCCTCTCCCTCCACGACCTCCTCGCCGTGAACGACTGCGGGTTTTCCGTCGATACCGCCCGCCTCCCGCTCCCGGCAGGCGTCCCGGAGGACGAGGGGCGGGAGCTTGCCCTCTACGGCGGGGGGGACTTCGAACTCCTCTTTACCGCTCCTCCCGACATCCTTCCGGTTCCGGGGGTCGAGGCCCGTGTCATCGGCGAGGTCATACCGGAGCGGACGGTCCTCGCGGACGGAGAGCCGCTCGAACGCCGGGGCTACCTGCACGAGTGGAAGGGCTAG
- a CDS encoding DUF460 domain-containing protein, whose protein sequence is MKVFGIDIIKGSVRSRTRRPVYALARVEDGDIQSVEEVTGFRLQRLLAAEEPDILAVDSLQEIAADQRELHAFLQALPPATKLVQVTGGEKKESLGKVAARYNISFNKFDPYAEARTTARVAALGAGVEVIAFENTTDIVVSRHRSPGRGGWSQNRYARKIHGAVMQKAREIEGRLRGAGLDYEKKETKAFGGYSRVAFRVRAPREMVPVHSSRGADVQVRVAGRQLDRIRFEPLSGRPRYLIVGLDPGTTTGIAAVDLDGNLVLLSSSRQMTMSDIVEELYRAGKPLIVASDVREMPYSVEKIRRAFNAIPYTPKQSLSVEAKYDLTAPFSYTNDHERDALSAALDAYRSLQNKFRNIVKRVGPGFDLDEVRARVLRGQPLDTVLADLQGVPAAKKEAEPAAEAEPERPVEDERVMALDGMVKRLRSYVQELQDDLRERGREVERLRQDVRRARSAAERKIRRDAELAAKDAAIESLREQLRGERRRSRRLKKRLERMQKVAKLEVSEDYTPLKVLESLTREAVRALQEEIGIAEGDVLYVPRTHGWGRGVVKDLAGTGVRALVVGGEPPDPHLIRVAREIDLSLLPAETVSPEIRGRTGAALTGAVEDAVAEWKEEQKEFRREQEAERVEYLVKEYRSEREKEVRRGG, encoded by the coding sequence GTGAAGGTCTTCGGGATCGATATCATCAAAGGTTCGGTTCGTTCCCGTACCCGCCGACCGGTCTACGCGCTCGCCCGGGTGGAGGACGGCGATATCCAGAGCGTCGAGGAGGTCACCGGGTTCCGGCTCCAGCGCCTCCTCGCTGCCGAAGAGCCCGACATCCTCGCGGTGGACAGCCTCCAGGAGATCGCCGCCGACCAGCGCGAACTCCACGCATTCCTGCAGGCGCTCCCGCCCGCAACAAAACTCGTCCAGGTGACCGGCGGCGAGAAGAAGGAGAGTCTCGGGAAGGTCGCCGCCCGCTACAACATCAGTTTCAACAAATTCGACCCCTACGCCGAGGCACGAACCACCGCCCGGGTGGCCGCGCTCGGGGCGGGCGTCGAGGTGATCGCGTTTGAGAACACCACCGACATCGTGGTGAGCAGGCACCGTTCGCCCGGCCGGGGCGGGTGGAGCCAGAACCGCTATGCCCGGAAGATCCACGGCGCCGTGATGCAGAAGGCCCGCGAGATCGAGGGACGGCTCCGTGGCGCCGGCCTCGACTACGAGAAGAAGGAGACGAAGGCCTTCGGCGGATACTCAAGAGTCGCCTTCCGGGTCAGGGCCCCCCGTGAGATGGTTCCGGTCCACTCCTCCCGGGGCGCCGACGTCCAGGTGCGGGTGGCAGGAAGGCAGCTCGACCGGATACGGTTCGAACCGCTCTCCGGCCGCCCCCGCTACCTGATCGTCGGGCTCGACCCCGGGACCACCACCGGCATCGCCGCCGTGGACCTCGACGGAAACCTGGTTCTCCTCTCGAGTTCGCGGCAGATGACGATGTCCGATATCGTCGAGGAACTCTACCGTGCGGGAAAACCGCTCATCGTCGCCTCCGACGTCCGCGAGATGCCCTACTCGGTCGAGAAGATCCGGCGGGCGTTCAACGCCATCCCTTACACCCCGAAGCAGTCGCTCTCGGTGGAGGCGAAGTACGACCTGACCGCCCCGTTCTCCTACACGAACGACCACGAGCGCGACGCCCTCTCGGCGGCGCTGGACGCCTACCGGAGCCTCCAGAACAAGTTTCGGAATATCGTAAAGAGGGTGGGGCCGGGGTTCGACCTCGACGAGGTGCGGGCGCGGGTGCTCCGCGGCCAACCGCTCGACACGGTTCTTGCAGACCTGCAGGGGGTTCCGGCGGCGAAAAAGGAGGCGGAACCGGCGGCGGAGGCCGAGCCGGAGCGGCCGGTCGAGGACGAGCGGGTGATGGCGCTCGACGGGATGGTCAAAAGGCTGCGCAGTTACGTCCAGGAGCTGCAGGACGACCTCCGGGAACGCGGCCGGGAGGTGGAGCGGCTGCGGCAGGACGTGCGCCGGGCCCGTTCCGCGGCCGAGCGAAAGATCCGCCGGGACGCGGAACTGGCGGCGAAGGACGCGGCCATCGAGAGCCTGCGCGAACAGCTCCGGGGCGAGCGGCGGCGGTCCCGGCGGCTGAAGAAGCGCCTGGAGAGGATGCAGAAGGTCGCGAAACTCGAGGTCTCGGAGGATTACACCCCGCTCAAGGTGCTCGAATCCCTCACCCGCGAAGCGGTGCGGGCCCTCCAGGAGGAGATCGGCATCGCCGAAGGGGACGTCCTCTACGTCCCCCGGACTCACGGCTGGGGCCGCGGCGTGGTGAAGGATCTCGCGGGAACGGGGGTGCGGGCGCTGGTCGTCGGCGGGGAGCCGCCCGACCCGCACCTGATCCGGGTCGCCCGCGAGATCGATCTCTCCCTCCTCCCCGCGGAGACCGTCAGTCCGGAGATCCGCGGCAGGACCGGGGCGGCACTGACCGGAGCAGTCGAGGACGCCGTCGCGGAATGGAAGGAGGAGCAGAAGGAGTTCCGGCGCGAGCAGGAAGCCGAGCGGGTCGAGTATCTCGTCAAGGAGTACCGGAGCGAGCGGGAGAAGGAGGTGCGTCGCGGTGGATGA
- a CDS encoding RIO1 family regulatory kinase/ATPase domain-containing protein yields MPVPAEYVRSLHAYELRILLALERLMRRYRWVPLEVLKSATKFSESELSYRLGRLMAMDMVRYEKTPYEGYALVFNGYDSLALHSLTRRGTIQALGTQIGVGKESEVYEAMGLGVVVLKFHRVGQRSFQSARVKRGYMPEAGHCPWIFASSSSAKMEYDALKTLHPAVSVPLPIDQNRHVVVMSFVPGVNLSRAALEEPRPILDEILDNVREAYRLGIVHGDLSEFNVMVDEKQCWLIDWPQWVEIAHPNAAEILNRDIENILQYFKRKYGIDYAFDEALARVVE; encoded by the coding sequence ATGCCTGTTCCTGCAGAATACGTGCGATCCCTGCACGCCTACGAACTCCGGATCCTGCTCGCCCTCGAACGCCTCATGCGCCGGTACCGGTGGGTGCCGCTCGAGGTGCTCAAGTCGGCCACCAAATTCTCGGAATCCGAGCTCTCCTACCGCCTGGGCAGGCTGATGGCCATGGACATGGTCAGATACGAGAAGACCCCCTACGAGGGTTACGCTCTCGTCTTCAACGGCTACGACAGCCTGGCCCTCCACTCCCTCACCCGCCGGGGCACCATCCAGGCGCTCGGGACGCAGATTGGCGTCGGGAAGGAGTCGGAGGTATACGAGGCGATGGGGCTCGGCGTCGTCGTGCTGAAGTTCCACCGGGTCGGGCAGCGGTCATTTCAGTCCGCCCGCGTAAAGCGCGGCTACATGCCGGAGGCCGGGCACTGCCCCTGGATCTTCGCTTCGAGCAGCTCGGCGAAGATGGAGTACGACGCCCTGAAAACCCTCCATCCCGCCGTCTCGGTGCCGCTCCCCATCGACCAGAACCGGCACGTCGTCGTGATGTCGTTCGTCCCCGGCGTCAACCTCTCGCGGGCGGCCCTCGAGGAGCCCCGGCCGATCCTCGACGAGATCCTCGACAACGTCCGCGAAGCCTACCGCCTCGGGATCGTCCACGGCGACCTGAGCGAGTTCAACGTTATGGTCGACGAAAAGCAATGCTGGCTGATCGACTGGCCGCAGTGGGTGGAGATCGCCCACCCGAACGCCGCCGAGATCCTCAACCGCGACATCGAGAACATCCTCCAGTACTTCAAACGGAAATACGGCATCGATTATGCATTCGACGAAGCACTGGCAAGGGTGGTGGAGTGA
- a CDS encoding ATP-binding protein, producing MQCSKCRRDAVIFQRYSGLHLCEHHFNRDFEAKAKRAIREHRWIESGDTVAVALSGGKDSSAVLFFLHRLLGERRDVRLMAITVDEGISGYRDPNQARKIAESMGVPWVTATFADEYRITLDEIVARKGTGLSCSYCGVLRRALMNRIAREHDVTKFAYGFNLDDEAQSVLMNALRGDAERLTRPMREAEGMVPRIKPFMYIPEREVALYAFLHVEGFDLAGCPYAGDALRGDVRGILDDYTYRHPATKYSLVNLGEALRGTERPETKMGFGICERCGERLPERQELEHREVRDATAGTAGARAPKNDVPSGTEFEHRRCEGAKPCGKICRTCQVLDEVRKGG from the coding sequence ATGCAGTGCAGCAAGTGCCGCCGCGACGCGGTCATTTTCCAGCGATACTCGGGGCTGCACCTCTGCGAGCATCACTTCAACCGGGATTTCGAGGCGAAGGCGAAGCGGGCGATCCGGGAGCACCGCTGGATCGAGTCGGGGGACACGGTGGCGGTGGCGCTCTCGGGGGGCAAGGACTCGAGCGCCGTCCTCTTCTTCCTCCACCGGCTCCTCGGTGAGCGCCGGGACGTGCGGCTGATGGCGATCACGGTGGACGAGGGGATCTCCGGCTACCGCGACCCGAACCAGGCCAGGAAGATTGCCGAGAGCATGGGCGTCCCCTGGGTGACGGCAACGTTTGCCGACGAATACAGGATCACGCTCGACGAGATCGTGGCGCGGAAAGGGACGGGGCTCTCCTGCTCCTACTGCGGCGTGCTCCGGCGGGCGCTGATGAACCGGATTGCCCGCGAACACGACGTCACGAAGTTCGCGTATGGGTTCAACCTGGACGACGAAGCCCAGTCGGTGCTGATGAACGCCCTCCGGGGGGATGCGGAACGGCTCACCCGTCCTATGCGGGAGGCGGAGGGGATGGTTCCCCGGATCAAGCCGTTCATGTACATCCCGGAGCGCGAGGTGGCGCTTTACGCCTTCCTCCACGTCGAGGGCTTCGACCTTGCGGGCTGCCCCTACGCGGGCGACGCTCTCCGGGGCGACGTCCGCGGCATCCTCGACGACTACACCTACCGTCACCCGGCGACGAAGTACTCGCTCGTGAACCTCGGCGAGGCCCTCCGGGGGACGGAGAGACCCGAGACGAAGATGGGGTTCGGAATTTGCGAGAGGTGTGGTGAGCGACTGCCGGAACGGCAGGAGCTTGAGCACCGGGAGGTGCGGGATGCGACTGCCGGAACGGCGGGAGCACGAGCACCGAAGAACGACGTTCCTTCAGGAACGGAGTTTGAGCACCGGAGGTGCGAAGGTGCGAAGCCGTGCGGGAAGATCTGCCGGACGTGCCAGGTGCTTGATGAGGTTCGGAAGGGGGGTTGA
- a CDS encoding glucose-6-phosphate isomerase family protein, with protein MNGYWDGPKPEPQVRTIEEMREVLADPGCTSDQPLYFMYRDLAKSESDREWLREHRIRYDITVIPARTLCGEYVKTKGHYHTENPAGELYPEIYEVLEGTGHYLLQTRNADDVVMIEGTAGDKILIPPGYGHVTINPGKEDLVMANLVSSEFSSNYGPYAELRGAAYYEMEGGALVKNPGYPDAPPVRYCDPVEVPDIGIEKEVGLYDLVGRPRSVAFLNHPEQFMEIFSDVTGGCLVMR; from the coding sequence ATGAACGGGTACTGGGACGGACCCAAACCGGAGCCGCAGGTAAGGACAATCGAGGAGATGCGGGAGGTTCTCGCAGATCCCGGCTGCACCTCCGACCAGCCTCTCTATTTTATGTACCGGGATCTCGCGAAGAGCGAGAGCGACCGGGAGTGGCTCCGGGAGCACCGCATCCGCTACGATATCACCGTCATTCCTGCCCGGACGCTCTGCGGGGAGTACGTCAAGACGAAGGGGCATTACCACACCGAGAACCCGGCAGGAGAACTCTACCCGGAGATCTACGAGGTGCTTGAGGGGACGGGGCACTACCTCCTCCAGACCCGCAATGCCGACGACGTGGTGATGATCGAGGGCACCGCCGGCGACAAGATCCTGATCCCGCCGGGATACGGCCACGTGACGATCAACCCCGGAAAGGAGGATCTCGTGATGGCAAACCTCGTTTCGTCGGAGTTCTCGAGCAACTACGGCCCCTACGCGGAACTGCGGGGCGCCGCCTACTACGAGATGGAGGGCGGGGCGCTCGTGAAGAACCCAGGTTATCCCGACGCCCCGCCGGTGCGCTACTGCGACCCGGTGGAGGTCCCGGACATCGGGATCGAGAAAGAGGTCGGGCTCTACGATCTGGTCGGGCGGCCTCGGTCGGTTGCTTTCCTGAACCACCCCGAGCAGTTCATGGAGATCTTCTCCGACGTTACGGGTGGATGTCTCGTGATGCGGTGA
- a CDS encoding COG1361 S-layer family protein produces the protein MRWQHVPVLMLLLALLVVPGSAQGVKYLYGSPDLSATISGTNQFAPGAETQIAVIISNSGLNTHKIVGSTLLTPDDQPNTAKLVTVGLKSSDTPFTVKTDPQFLSDIAGGASATAAFDVKITDSAEPGTYTLPLEVTYTYLADAEEYGSDVLRYNYQQKTQTLPLEVRVTPDLQVEVLDVHTGSLNVGTEGYVYMTLKNAGHDTANKAIAMVTRSGASPLIPTDGNAYVGTFEPGETVDVKFKVSVADTAEPQSYPLDVAVTYEDYEGKTVTSRPATIGLPVGGKIAFEVVSPPSTLYLGQKSILEVVYKNSGAATVYNAQARISAVDPFTSSDDTAFLGDLAPGETATARFEVNVDNDGTEKEYGIDSEIRYRDDLDNSKISDTMKVQVALERRQGTLFTNPVFLVAVLAVIIGAGYYIFVYRKKQR, from the coding sequence ATGCGTTGGCAACATGTACCTGTACTGATGCTCCTGCTGGCACTCCTGGTTGTCCCGGGGTCGGCGCAAGGCGTCAAGTACCTCTATGGAAGTCCCGATCTATCGGCAACGATTTCCGGCACCAACCAGTTCGCGCCGGGTGCCGAGACCCAGATTGCGGTTATCATATCCAACAGCGGCCTGAATACCCACAAGATCGTCGGCTCGACGCTCCTCACCCCCGACGACCAGCCGAACACCGCAAAACTGGTCACCGTGGGGCTCAAGAGCAGCGATACGCCGTTCACCGTCAAGACGGACCCGCAGTTCTTAAGCGACATTGCGGGCGGCGCCTCCGCAACCGCCGCGTTCGATGTGAAGATCACGGATTCCGCGGAACCGGGCACCTACACGCTGCCGCTCGAGGTGACCTATACCTACCTCGCGGATGCGGAAGAGTACGGGAGTGACGTCCTCCGCTACAACTACCAGCAGAAGACCCAGACCCTGCCCCTCGAGGTGCGGGTCACCCCCGACCTTCAGGTCGAAGTTCTTGACGTGCACACCGGGTCGCTGAACGTCGGCACGGAAGGCTACGTCTACATGACCTTGAAGAACGCCGGGCATGACACGGCGAACAAGGCAATCGCGATGGTCACGAGAAGCGGCGCGAGCCCGCTCATCCCCACCGACGGGAACGCCTACGTCGGAACGTTCGAGCCGGGAGAGACGGTTGACGTGAAGTTCAAGGTCTCGGTCGCCGATACCGCCGAGCCGCAGTCGTACCCGCTGGACGTAGCGGTCACCTACGAGGACTACGAGGGCAAGACGGTGACCTCCCGGCCGGCGACGATCGGCCTTCCCGTCGGCGGCAAGATCGCCTTCGAGGTCGTCTCGCCTCCGTCGACACTTTACCTGGGGCAGAAGAGCATCCTTGAAGTCGTGTACAAGAACTCCGGGGCGGCAACGGTCTACAACGCACAGGCCCGGATCAGCGCCGTCGACCCCTTCACGAGCAGCGACGACACCGCCTTCCTCGGCGACCTCGCCCCGGGCGAGACCGCGACGGCACGGTTCGAGGTGAACGTCGACAATGACGGCACCGAGAAGGAGTACGGGATCGACTCCGAGATCCGCTACCGCGACGACCTCGACAACAGCAAGATATCCGACACCATGAAGGTGCAGGTCGCGCTTGAGCGGAGGCAGGGCACGCTCTTCACCAATCCGGTCTTCCTCGTCGCCGTTCTGGCCGTCATCATCGGTGCAGGGTATTATATATTCGTGTACCGTAAGAAACAGAGATGA
- a CDS encoding TrmB family transcriptional regulator, producing the protein MKAPRDVPNALLESLKSLGLTKYEALVYIGLLRTSGATATEVHEISGVPRASVYPVLDRLVQKELVSVSHTTPKRFDAVAPDQGVENLMRRIESDAESARAALDVFYREKGLEGRGDRELVWTIYGEENIRTRLAGMFGSAERSVEVLATWDILQGGVLPLLESAPDSVPVDIVTERWEGEQPSRFRLHLLPLAGLRETRLPTENLLPYERSGVFLVDDSRALLWMGAVDGQPSALYSESEGLVLFVRRHITTVTEWAKAAVQ; encoded by the coding sequence ATGAAGGCTCCCCGGGACGTTCCGAACGCCCTCCTTGAATCTCTTAAATCACTGGGACTTACGAAGTACGAAGCCCTTGTATATATCGGGCTCCTCAGAACCTCGGGCGCGACTGCAACGGAGGTTCACGAGATCTCCGGCGTGCCGCGCGCATCCGTCTACCCGGTTCTCGACCGGCTCGTCCAGAAGGAGCTGGTCAGCGTCTCGCACACGACGCCCAAACGCTTCGACGCCGTTGCCCCCGACCAGGGCGTCGAGAACCTGATGCGCCGGATCGAGAGCGACGCTGAGAGCGCCCGGGCGGCCCTCGACGTCTTTTACCGGGAGAAGGGGCTGGAAGGCCGGGGCGACCGGGAACTGGTCTGGACGATCTACGGCGAAGAGAACATCAGAACCCGCCTCGCCGGCATGTTCGGGAGCGCGGAGCGGAGCGTGGAGGTGCTGGCGACGTGGGACATTCTCCAGGGGGGCGTGCTCCCGCTGCTTGAATCCGCTCCCGACTCCGTGCCGGTCGATATCGTCACCGAGCGCTGGGAAGGCGAGCAGCCTTCCCGGTTCCGGCTCCACCTCCTTCCCCTCGCCGGGCTGCGCGAGACCCGTCTCCCGACGGAGAACCTGCTGCCGTACGAGCGGTCGGGCGTCTTCCTGGTGGACGACTCCCGTGCGCTGCTCTGGATGGGTGCGGTCGACGGGCAGCCGTCCGCCCTCTACTCCGAATCCGAGGGGCTCGTCCTGTTTGTGCGGCGGCATATCACCACCGTCACGGAGTGGGCGAAGGCTGCGGTTCAGTAA
- a CDS encoding DUF128 domain-containing protein has translation MHAPLKFTNHRIEEYALKVTYRPEDDTGKIIYNLSLIESRDLEFALSIMKEAHKRGITISDRLLVAGPGGQVAGYTVPDGRHAVCTMCSITLDALLLQRGIPASPIGGGIVEVDGRVAQRFTSMILYRDTTLDPLEVLISQEATSILDVMRHGKGNILANIRECHMEAEQLLGTVLDELSAIGFSGILDVGAPNVPLLGVPVSPQYIGVAMVGGTNAMAAVREAGKPVVTRALKGLIDIREMDYLDDY, from the coding sequence ATGCACGCTCCCCTGAAGTTCACCAACCATCGCATCGAGGAGTACGCGCTCAAGGTGACCTACCGCCCGGAGGATGACACGGGAAAGATCATCTACAACCTCTCGCTCATCGAGAGCCGCGACCTCGAGTTCGCGCTCTCCATTATGAAAGAGGCGCACAAACGGGGCATCACCATCAGCGACCGGCTCCTGGTCGCCGGGCCCGGGGGGCAGGTCGCCGGCTACACCGTCCCGGACGGCCGGCACGCCGTCTGTACGATGTGCAGCATTACGCTCGACGCTCTTCTCCTCCAGCGCGGTATCCCGGCGAGCCCAATCGGAGGCGGGATCGTCGAGGTCGACGGGAGAGTTGCGCAGCGGTTCACGAGCATGATCCTCTACCGCGACACCACGCTCGACCCTCTCGAGGTTCTCATCTCCCAGGAGGCCACGTCGATCCTCGACGTCATGCGCCACGGAAAGGGCAACATCCTCGCAAACATCAGAGAGTGCCACATGGAGGCCGAGCAGCTCCTTGGGACGGTGCTCGACGAACTTTCGGCCATAGGGTTCTCCGGCATCCTCGATGTCGGCGCTCCGAACGTTCCCCTGCTGGGTGTCCCGGTAAGCCCGCAGTACATAGGCGTGGCAATGGTCGGGGGCACGAACGCGATGGCGGCCGTCAGGGAGGCGGGAAAACCGGTGGTGACCCGGGCGCTCAAAGGATTGATCGATATCCGGGAGATGGACTACCTGGACGATTACTGA